CAACATTTGGGATGGGTGCGGAAACTGATCCACCTTTCCCGGTATTGGCATAAACTCCAGAAGCATTTTTGTATTGTGTTTGAGCTCCTGCAACCAGTCGGTAAGTAGGTCCACTCAAAGGATTTCCTGTTCCGTAAGCAATGACATCAAGTGTGCTTGTCTCTGAGTTTAATGTAAAATTAACTTCGATATTGGTTCCTCCTTTGTTTGTTGCTAACATAACATCTCCCTTTGTGGTGATCAAGGAAGAGTTGCTCAGTCCTGTAGCTCCTTTTGTTACTTGGGTTTGAATTAAATCTAAATTGTTAAAGCCGGTTTCGTCGCAAGCTGAGATTGAATACTTGGTTCGCACTTTGTTTTCTACTTGTGTGAGGTTACTTGTAATTCCACTAACAGAAGAGATCATACAACCTTGATTGAAGTTCGCGGCAATAAGAGAAAGTAGATTGGATGCGTTGTTGGCCTCTGTGTTTTTTGCCATACTACATTGAATAAAAATCAAACATAAGAGAGAAGGGGAAATTAAATTCTTAAACATAAAATTACCTTTGTATAAAATTCTGAGGACTAAAATTAAATTTTAGTTAGCCTCGTTGACTTGACTGTCCTTTCTTTGAAAAGGAACAGATTCGATTTGTGAATTTTAAGAAGGAAGATTTCGCGGTGGTTTGTATGGTAAGTGCGAGAACCCACTAGGCAAATGGGATCCGATAAAAAATGAAAGAATTATTGTATCGTAGGTGATGAGTTGAATGAATTGAGTTTCACAGTTGAAACTTGGATTCATTGATTGGGACTGAAGAGTTTTGGTTGCTGATTTTCTCTTTGTACAGGAGCAAGGATGTAATCCATTACCTTTTGTTAAATGGCAAGTGATTCGGTTTGTAGGAGAAGATTCTTCTTTGTGAATTTCGTTTTTAGAACCGTGATTACAATGACAGATCATGGAAAGTTGGTACATAGATTGAGCAAGTAATCCTGTTTCCAAAAATAGGATTTTACCTATAAAAGGAAGAAGGATCAAAACCGAAACTATTTGTAACGAACGTTTCATGACAGTTGCATATCATTCTACTCATCCATTTTTCTATTACCATGATCTAGATCAAGAGCATTCATTGATTTTCATTAAATTCATATATAAATTAGAAATTACGTTTTTGGAATCGTTTAAAAGAAATAAAAAGTGGAATGCTGATCCATAAAGATAAAAACAAAATTGTGATTCCAAATACTCCGAGTAAACCTAATTGTTTTAGTAACAAAGCTCCAGAAAATCCAAGCAGCGCTGAAGAGCTGGTTTGTAGAATCAGAAGAATTCTAATTAAGTCAATGGGGTTTAGTAAAATTACGATGAGTGATGGAATCTCGATGGGATAATCTCCCAAATATAAACTGAATATAAAAACCAAAGCATCGAAGAAAATAAAAAAGTACAACCAAACCAAAAGAGAAACTGTTAAAACAATCTCACCTCTTCTAATAAAAGAAGAAGCCAAAAATGCAATCGCAACGAAAATACAAGTTAAAAAAATTCCAAATAATAGAAGTTCAAAGAATAAAAAGAGAAACTTGAGTTCACTGATAAAAAGAAAAATTCCAGGAAGCCCAAGTCCGATGATTAAACCTAACGAAAGTGATATGGTGATTCCTAAATACTTTCCAAAAAACAGAGCAGTTCTGCTAACTGATTTAGAGAGTAATACCTCAGCAAAAGGCATGGATTCTAAAAACGACATTCCTGAAAATGTTATGGAAAATAGAGGAATGACTATGAGAGTTAAGTTTAATGTACTAACGAGTAAACGAATTCCGTTTTGGTCGCCAAAAAAACTTAAGATCATCATCACAAGGATCAGAAGTCCTGAATAAATAAATACCCATCGGCTTCTTATATTTTCTTTGATTTCAAAAAATAAAATTTCTTTCATGATTTTGTTTTGTATTCCTCATTCCAGAAATTCATCAAAGCCTGATCCAAATCAGTTTTGTTGTTTTTTTGAAGGAAATTTTGGGGAGAATCATCGATAAGAATAGATCCTTCCGATAAAAGTATAAATCTATCTGCTAACTCTTGTAATTCAGCTAGAATGTGAGTAGAAAAAATGACAAGAGAACCTTCATTTCTTTTTTCTTTTAAAAGTAATTTTAATAAATGAGAAACATAAGGATCTAAACTTGCAGTAGGTTCGTCGATTACATATAAATCTTTTTTTGAAGAAAAACATTGTAAGATGCTGATTTTTTGTTTGGTTCCACCTGAAAGGGAGCCAATTTTTTTATCCATGTGGTTATTTAATTCTAAAACGGAAAATAGGTTTTGAAATCTTTCTTCCTCTACAGGTTCTAGTTTTTTAAAAAAAGAAATAAGTTCCCTAACTTTTATGTTTGTTGGGAATCTTGGAGTTTGTGGCATATAACCTAAGGTATGTGCTTTCCCTGTTTTGGTTCGG
This genomic window from Leptospira brenneri contains:
- a CDS encoding LIC_11090 family protein; this translates as MKRSLQIVSVLILLPFIGKILFLETGLLAQSMYQLSMICHCNHGSKNEIHKEESSPTNRITCHLTKGNGLHPCSCTKRKSATKTLQSQSMNPSFNCETQFIQLITYDTIILSFFIGSHLPSGFSHLPYKPPRNLPS
- a CDS encoding ABC transporter permease, with the protein product MKEILFFEIKENIRSRWVFIYSGLLILVMMILSFFGDQNGIRLLVSTLNLTLIVIPLFSITFSGMSFLESMPFAEVLLSKSVSRTALFFGKYLGITISLSLGLIIGLGLPGIFLFISELKFLFLFFELLLFGIFLTCIFVAIAFLASSFIRRGEIVLTVSLLVWLYFFIFFDALVFIFSLYLGDYPIEIPSLIVILLNPIDLIRILLILQTSSSALLGFSGALLLKQLGLLGVFGITILFLSLWISIPLFISFKRFQKRNF
- a CDS encoding ABC transporter ATP-binding protein yields the protein MIEVKNLTISYGVNSVAVKDINFQTEAGKILSIIGPNGSGKSSLIKGILGLVQPSHGEILFRTKTGKAHTLGYMPQTPRFPTNIKVRELISFFKKLEPVEEERFQNLFSVLELNNHMDKKIGSLSGGTKQKISILQCFSSKKDLYVIDEPTASLDPYVSHLLKLLLKEKRNEGSLVIFSTHILAELQELADRFILLSEGSILIDDSPQNFLQKNNKTDLDQALMNFWNEEYKTKS